In Quercus robur chromosome 11, dhQueRobu3.1, whole genome shotgun sequence, the sequence acaTTCTcattctttaaagaaaaaaagaaaaaaaagaaaaagaaaacagttgATAGCctcataaaaaaacaaaaaaataaatgataggTGAGACCGcattaagatttaaaaaagaaatggacAAAGACAAATAGATCAAATTATTGAAGTCATGACTCATGGTGaaagtttcaacaaaaaacacaaaagaagtCATGAGGAAAGATGCGTTACGTTTTCGAGGTTGTATTCATCATGATTCATGGGTCAATTTGATTCCCTATTCTTTAACTTTttctcacaaaacaaaaacaagaaaacaagagGTTCCCAATTCTATTTCTATATTATAGTCATAGGCTACCTATTGCAAAAACCATTCTTGATCAGCCaaattaataaagcaaaagCTCAAAGGAGATGACCAAATTCGAGGTGGTGTTCATGACAAGCCCTGGGATCGGGCACCTTGTTCCAGTTGTTGAGTTTGCACACCATCTTATCAATCATGACCCTCGATTTTCTGCCACTATACTCATCGTAACCATGCCTCAGAGACCCATTCTCAACACCTACATCCAATCACGCGCTGCCACTTCAACCTCCACAAATATCAAATTCATCCACCTCCCTATTGTAGACCCTCCCACACCTGATCAGTACGAGTCTTCCTTTGGCTACTCATGCTTACTCATTGAAAAGCATAGACCCCATGTTAAGCAAGCGATCACTAACCTCATGGAAACCGAGTTGGACTCAGACCGACGACTCGTCGGGATCATCACAGACATGTTTTGTACCTCCATGATCGATGTAGCCAACGAGCTTGACATCCCTTGCTACGTTTTCTTTCCATCTACAGCTACGTTTCTCGGTTTCATGCTTCATCTTCCAATCTTAGACACCCAACTCACCACTGAGTTGGCTAAGTTGGACACTGAGTTGGTCATTCCGAGTTTTGCTAATCCAGTTTCTCCGAGCTTGTTGCCTTCTATAGCATTGGAGAAAGAAGGGTACTCTTGGTTTTTGCACCACGGACGCAGGTACTTTGAAACAAtgggtattattattaatacatTTCATGACCTTGAGCCTTATGCACTCAATTCGGTCTCTACGAGTCAAGTACCACCAATCTATCCCATTGGGCCTATTCTTGACCTTGTTGGTCCGGCCCAATGGCACCCAGACCAAGCCTACCATGAACGAATCATGAAGTGGCTTGATGACCAACCTCCATCAACAGTGGTATTCTTAAGCTTTGGTAGCCAAGGGTGTCTCAGTGAGTCTCAAGTGAGAGAGATTGCATTTGGGCTTGAACTAGCCGAGGTTCGGTTTGTCTGGGCTTTACGTGAGCCATCTAAGGCCAAATTTGCCCTCCCGGATGACTATACGAGTCTTGAGAAAGTTTTACCGAATGGGTTTTTGGAGCGAACGACTGGGATTGGATTGGTGTGTGGATGGGTCTCACAAGTGTCAATCCTAGCTCATAAAGCAATTGGAGGATTCATATCACATTGTGGTTGGAACTCAATTTTGGAAAGCTTGTGGCATGGTATACCAATTGCCACATGGCCAATTTATTCTGAACAACAGATGAATGCATTCGAGATGGTGAAGGAGTTGGGATTAGCTATTGAGATAAGGTTAGATTATAGGAAGGGTAGTGATTTGGTGTTGGCAAAGGAAGTAGAGAGAGGAATAAAGCAATTGATGGACTGTGATGATGAGGTGAGGAGAAAAGTAAAGGAAATGAGCAACAAGTGTAGGGTGACTAAGATGGAAAATGGATCATCATATGCGTCACTAGGAGTACTGATTGAGAAACTAGTGACTTCATAATTCAAATGGGCTCActttctatttttatgaaatGAATTGCAATATGTTTTGTATGTATTCactttttaatctttaatatagtcttcaacttttttttatagaagaaataTAGTCTTCAACTAAGTTGAAGGACgttgatttatttatatatttttctttttactagaCTATTACTATGAAAATAACGATGTGTTACACACATGCACTCTCACTCACACACATAACttgaatttatcatttttttgggataatttatgtatttttttctattcattattggattttatttgatatttttttaaattttatttgtatttaaattaattGTGTGAGATCTTTGCCCAAAACACACTATGAGAATCTTTTTAAAATCTCGATCGATATATGGTTCTTTCCCAATGTCGGATTGTCTCTTGTCCAAGTAAATGAATAAAACATCAAATtggtgaagttttttttttttttttttttttttttttttttttgagtgttaAATTGGTGAAGACTTAATTGAATGTTAGTGATTATTTTTAGgtcattttcaaaattgttatatatattgtggggcccaataattggCGCCccctggcccatttattcattggggcccaaggcccaagccgaggaaggttatagccgaggaaggttatagccaaGGATAGGTAATATAAGTACAAAATAgtcttgggacacagccgaggacgattcagtcctcggcatgtccgaggtccTCCTAGAAGGAAGGACAAAAatggtataggaacagtttggaaaaaatctaaaaatatctatgtcaatagggAAAGATACGCTGGATAGtttaacgaccaaggacaaaaagaaagctgcccttactgccattcaatactctgcacctgacagagccataccctttagcttttacaaccaccccccaaccactctaggtatgggttgatgggacaagtatcaatcttggaaaggtcgatcctacacgtggacgaaggataaggaacacaggctagtataaaaggaaaagtaagtaaTCCAAaaaagaggctgggaaaaatggccaaaaaccagagccttcCAGCTCGCCTCCAGGAAAAAGACTCCcagggcgaacacgatttaactatgtatgaacaccacgaaaaacccaccgtctggtgactaaggcctagcctttcaaacccacgctctataaatgatattgtttgggcctttttacgtgcgaacccaacactattatgggtcgttacaaattgtgtccttacaattggcgccgtctgtgggaaggcttgtgtcTTGGCACTGGTGGTGGGTTGATACCATCCTTCACATCATTTTCAGTAGCCGGATATAGTGTTTTAGAGTAAAGTCccactaggggctgcgctttGTAGCGTCAGCAGtatggatggttctaggggcttggccaaGGAGCTAGTCCCcttaaaccaaggtcccacACCATAGCCGAGGGGATAATTCCCCCAactatcaaaatcaagttttggacagaaccaagatattgcatggtcctcggactcaaacctttggggaaaccaactacttatcaaaatcaagttttgaacagaaccaaggtattgcatggtcctcggactcaaatctatggggaaaccaacaacttatcaaaatcaagttt encodes:
- the LOC126707246 gene encoding UDP-glycosyltransferase 43-like, which gives rise to MTKFEVVFMTSPGIGHLVPVVEFAHHLINHDPRFSATILIVTMPQRPILNTYIQSRAATSTSTNIKFIHLPIVDPPTPDQYESSFGYSCLLIEKHRPHVKQAITNLMETELDSDRRLVGIITDMFCTSMIDVANELDIPCYVFFPSTATFLGFMLHLPILDTQLTTELAKLDTELVIPSFANPVSPSLLPSIALEKEGYSWFLHHGRRYFETMGIIINTFHDLEPYALNSVSTSQVPPIYPIGPILDLVGPAQWHPDQAYHERIMKWLDDQPPSTVVFLSFGSQGCLSESQVREIAFGLELAEVRFVWALREPSKAKFALPDDYTSLEKVLPNGFLERTTGIGLVCGWVSQVSILAHKAIGGFISHCGWNSILESLWHGIPIATWPIYSEQQMNAFEMVKELGLAIEIRLDYRKGSDLVLAKEVERGIKQLMDCDDEVRRKVKEMSNKCRVTKMENGSSYASLGVLIEKLVTS